One window of the Acinonyx jubatus isolate Ajub_Pintada_27869175 chromosome A2, VMU_Ajub_asm_v1.0, whole genome shotgun sequence genome contains the following:
- the LOC106970764 gene encoding ATP synthase F(0) complex subunit C2, mitochondrial-like → MSACAKFVSAPSLVRSTCQRLSRSLSAVALKPPETLTDESLSSWAAPRPLTSLIPSRSFQTSVASRDIDTAAKSIGTRAATVGVAGSGAGIGTVSGSLITGHARKPSLKQKLFSTILGFALPEATRLFCLMAAFCILIAM, encoded by the coding sequence ATGTCCGCCTGTGCAAAGTtcgtctctgccccctccttggTCAGGAGCACCTGTCAGCGGTTGAGCCGATCACTGTCTGCAGTGGCATTAAAACCACCAGAGACACTGACAGATGAGAGCCTCAGCAGCTGGGCAGCCCCACGTCCCCTGACCTCACTTATTCCTAGCCGCAGTTTCCAAACCAGTGTTGCTTCAAGGGACATCGACACAGCAGCCAAGTCCATTGGGACTAGGGCTGCCACAGTTGGGGTGGCTGGCTCTGGGGCTGGAATTGGGACTGTGTCTGGGAGCCTCATCACTGGTCATgccaggaagccctctctgaaGCAAAAGCTCTTCTCCACCATCCTGGGCTTTGCCCTCCCGGAAGCCACAAGGCTCTTCTGCCTGATGGCGGCCTTTTGTATCCTCATCGCCATGTGA